In the Arachis ipaensis cultivar K30076 chromosome B04, Araip1.1, whole genome shotgun sequence genome, ACATGGCAAACAGATCCTCCCATTGTAGAGGTCATGGAGCTACATTGGCTTGCTCTCATTGCAACAAATAAGGCCACACAGGAGATGAATGCTATAAGAAGCATGGGTACTCCTCCCATTTCTATCAATGGCAGCAACATAACACTACCATCAATCACGTGATCATTGAGAAGCATGATGATATACTCAGTGACAAACAATTCCAGCTCAATTGTTTCCTAGAGAACACTGGAATATCAAGATCTAGATTCACTCCAGAGCAAAGATTTGCCTTGTTAGAGTTGATCAAAGACAAAAGTGTGCAGCAACAACCTCATAATGCAAATCAAATTTTGACTAATTCCATTCAAACTTTCACTCCAGGTAAAACCATTGCATTACATTTTAATGCGAGAATTATGAGCATTATCACTCCAAAATCTGCACTATGTGTCATTGATTCCGGTGCAACAGATCATGTGACTTTTGACTTAAAAGATTTTGCAAGTTTTCAAAATATTGATCCAATCAATGTGATATTGCCAAATGGGACCAAAACTGTTAGCACCATCTTTGGCACAATCACATTCTCTAAAAAAttttttctcaaaaatattttatacattccttcttttgattttaaactgATATCTGTGTCAAAGTTAACCTCAAACTTACATTGTCAACTGTTAATCAATGATAAGTGTTGTGAGATACAAGATAGATCCACATCAAAAATGATTGGCATTGCTGAGTGTATAGAAGGGTTATATACAATGAGTAGAGAATCAGAATTCTCTCACTTTCTCCCTCTTCCAACAAAGCAAGCTTCATTGGCGGCAACTACGACTACTACTCATCCCACCACACCTTCACACAGTGAGCACAACAACATTTGGCATCTTAGATTAGGACACATACCCATGCATAAATTGATTTTTCTGAAGAAGTATTATCCTTTTATAGATTGTATTGCTTCAAAATTTCCTTGTGATTCATGTCATtttgcaaaacaaaagaaattatcttttaatcttagtacaactaaaataaaagattgttttgacttagttcatatggatatctggggtcctatttgtgtcccttcCAATGAAGGATATAGGTATTTTTTGACTGTGGTGAATGGCAAGAGCAAATTcacttggatttttttttatgaaaaccaaaTCTGAAGCATcacaattagttattaattttgtgaattttgtcaGAGTACAATTTGAAAAACAAGTTAAGTGTATAAGGACCGACAATGGGCCAGAGTTCACTCTAAAATCCTTTTTTGCATCAACTGGAATTTTACACCAAACTTCTTGTGTAGAAACACCAGAGCAAAACGGGATTGTAGAGAGAAAACACCAGCATATTTTAGGTGTTGCTAGAGCACTGCTATTTCAATAAGGAATTCCACATTGTTTTTGGCAATACGCAGTTGCTCACGCCATTCACCTAATTAATAGGCTGCCCAACACTAACCTGGATAATGATAGTGCTTATAAACTTTTGTATGGTAACTTACCTGACCTTTCATATTTAAGAGTATTTGGTTCTCTTGCATATGCCTCCACATTAACAAATTTAAGAACAAAATTAGACCCAAGAGCCAGAAAAATAGCTTTTCTTGGTTTTAAATTAGGAACAAAGAGTTTTCGACTTATTGATTTAAAATCAAAGGAAATTTTCatatccagaaatgtaattttttataaaactcATTTTCCATTTTTATATTCCACTAGCACTGACATTTCTGTGGTACCCATTCGTACTCCacaatgcattgatctttttcaaTATGATACACCATCCACACATCATTTACAATCACCCACACATACCACACTCATAGATTCAAATGAATATTTCTCAAGCTCAATGCACTCACCAATTTCCTCACACACCATTGCACCCATTACCACACCACACACTAACAATGCACCTGCATCACAACACTCTGACATCACACATGACTGCATTACTAGAAAGTCTAAAAGAATCAAGAAACTGCCTGCTTATTTGAAGGACTATCATTGTATGACAACCCACACAGCTCACTCTAGCAACGTTGCCAACTCTAACTCTTTATATCCTATCTCACAACACTTGTCATATGATAAACTAATCCCAAAATATAAGTCACTTTCTCTAGCCATCACCTCAAATCAAGAACCTAGCACTTATGAGGAAGCGGCTGCACATGAATGTTGGAGAAAGGCAATACAAGATGAATTGACAGCTCTAGATCATAACAGAACTTGGTGTCTCACTGAACTCCCAAAAGACAAGAAGGCTGTGGGTTACAAATAGATTTTTCGGGTAAAATTCAATCCTGATGGCACCATAGAGAGGCACAAAGCGAGGCTAGTTGCAAAAGGATTTACTCAAGTGCAAGGAATAGATTATGGTGATACTTTTAGTCCAGTTGTCAAAATGACTACCCTACGCATAATGTTAGCATTAGCAGCGGCAAAGAAATGGCATTTGAAACAGCTGGACGTCAACACTGCCTTCCTTCATGGAGATTTGGACAAGGAAGTTTATATGAAGATACCACTCGGTTTGCCTGTGTCACAACCAGGTTTGGTTTGTAAATTGCAAAAATCTCTATATAGGCTTAAGCAAACAAGCAGGCAATGGAACATTAAGCTCACTCAGACTCTTGTGGACGCTGGTTATAAGCAGTTTTTTTATGATCATTCACTCTTCATCAAGAAACAATCTGAAAGCTTCACTGCCATTCTAGTATATGTTGATGACTTGGTTTTAACCGGGAATGACATTGGTGAAATCAATTCCATCAAGCAAGATTTGGatgacaaattcaaaataaaggatcTTGGTGATCTCAAATACTTCTTGGGAATGGAAGTAGCACGCTCTAACTCTGGAATTCACATTTATCAGCGAAAGTACACCATGGACCTTCTCAGAGATTTTGGTTATCTAGATTGCAAGCCTCTCTTACTCCATTTGATTATAGTCAGAAACTCTCAAAGGAATCAGGTACCATTTTAACAGACAACACTGTTTACAGACAGCTCATCGGCCGACTCCTTTACCTCACAAACACTAGACCCGATATCTCTTATGCTGTGGGACGTTTGAGCCAATTTTTGGACTGTGCAACCACTTCTTACCTACATGCTGATTTTCGTGTACTCCGATATTTAAAAGGCCGACCTGCAACtggtctcttcttctcctctacttCTAATCTGCATCTCACTGGATTTGCCGATGCTGACTGGGCTACTTGTGCCAATAGTCGTCGCTCCGTTTCCGGATATTGCTTCATGCTTGGGAACTCGCTCATTAGCtggaagagtaagaagcaaaCCACAGTTGCCAAGTCCTCTGCAGAAGCTGAATATAGGTCTCTTGCTGTTGCCACTTGTGAAGCTAGTTGGTTATCTTTCTTAATGGATTTCATTGGCTTGCCGCTTCAAAAGTCTATCACTCTATTATGTGACAACCAGTCAGCTATTCACATTGCCAATAATCTCATCTTTCATGAAAGAAATAAACACATTGAAGTGGACTGCCACATTGTTCGTGAAAAGCATTTGTCTGGTCTCATTCATCTTATGCCAGTTCGTTCCAAGGATCAACTTGCTGATTTTCTTACCAAAGCTTTGTCACCGGGTCCTTTTCTTGCTAATGTTTCCAAGCTAGGATTGTTAGATTTACACAATTCTAGCTTGCGGGAGggtgttacctagattatttctttatcaataataggtttaccattgtaattattttttagtgagagtacataaaaaatacatagtatataaggtgtaataactcaacaaatattttctaaGGGGTTTTTCATTCTCTCCAACAATGAGAAGTACttatttctctccctctcttaatCCCTTCTGATTTATCAAATCATCAACATCACAGTTTGAATAGGGCATGAGATTTTCTTCAATACGTTAATCTTATAGCCTACAAAGAAGCATAAAGTTCATGCCGGTCATTACACATACCATAGAAGATTTTACCGTgctgaaagaaaaattttttctcATGTGCTGAAGAGGCGTGGCATTAGAGAAAAGGTGAAGCATGTTAACGTTATTGCCATATTCGTAGACAAAATCTTTGTTAAAGTAAAATGGGTACAatattaattatattagtttaatttatttttaatgatgataatttatttattagattttattaaaccactcttccaccttagcccatgacaacaataaagacgtctcacgacccacaaattaaatgataatttagtctttatcttatcttataattatctttatctttatctatatcttatctttatctacttttatctttcataggccaatactCTATTATACTTaattttaccttcatagtttacaattcattcaatcaacaatcaataaaatttcttcatctttttctttcacaattcCTTTATTTTCCTATATTTAACCGAAAAGTAATTGGCAATAATATTTTTCTCAATTTAAGAATTGTTACTTGTTTTtgagtttaataatttaattatttatctaatataatataattaattactctatttttaaaataaaattatataatatataataactttAAAtacttaaaattgttaattttgtttaaaaaagtTATGCTTGCTCTGTTTTAGATTTGTCCctgcttcaaaaaaaaaaaattattcaaaactaATGACTaatgttatttacttatttttactttgtttctttttatttttgagtttatatttttttatgaaattagatGAAAAATCTATTGAACAATTAAAATTTTTTCTGAAAAAGTTTGGTTttcttaaatataatttttttaaaatacgtTTCATCTAATTTAACAAAATCAAAAATTTTCAGCACAAATTTTAATTATTCAATAAACNNNNNNNNNNNNNNNNNNNNNNNNNNNNNNNNNNNNNNNNNNNNNNNNNNNNNNNNNNNNNNNNNNNNNNNNNNNNNNNNNNNNNNNNNNNNNNNNNNNNNNNNNNNNNNNNNNNNNNNNNNNNNNNNNNNNNNNNNNNNNNNNNNNNNNNNNNNNNNNNNNNNNN is a window encoding:
- the LOC107636349 gene encoding uncharacterized protein LOC107636349 → MLALAAAKKWHLKQLDVNTAFLHGDLDKEVYMKIPLGLPVSQPGLVCKLQKSLYRLKQTSRQWNIKLTQTLVDAGYKQFFYDHSLFIKKQSESFTAILVYVDDLVLTGNDIGEINSIKQDLDDKFKIKDLGDLKYFLGMEVARSNSGIHIYQRNQKLSKESGTILTDNTVYRQLIGRLLYLTNTRPDISYAVGRLSQFLDCATTSYLHADFRVLRYLKGRPATGLFFSSTSNLHLTGFADADWATCANSRRSVSGYCFMLGNSLISWKSKKQTTVAKSSAEAEYRSLAVATCEASWLSFLMDFIGLPLQKSITLLCDNQSAIHIANNLIFHERNKHIEVDCHIVREKHLSGLIHLMPVRSKDQLADFLTKALSPGPFLANVSKLGLLDLHNSSLREGVT